Proteins from one Rhineura floridana isolate rRhiFlo1 chromosome 16, rRhiFlo1.hap2, whole genome shotgun sequence genomic window:
- the LOC133371135 gene encoding probable G-protein coupled receptor 34 produces the protein MGMLSPHGELPRNASNASACEIQNGFLAETLPVLYSVISLFSFFSNVLALWVFQFGMQKTNSITVYMKNLAISDLLLALCLPFRVAYVNASGPFILCKVVGIVFYITMYVSILLLSLISLDRYLKIIRPLQQFQIHTVPHSTNASRAVWLLCIAAMLPYCFENGSSSEPCSHKCFHFKKRSTLAAVFNMIAVVIFFFLLLFFLYSYSKISLKLHTVSLKKTQQQSKRISTRAISKTFVVLVIFIICFTPYHVVRVPYILAQVGIISAKWSTQALHLANELVLCISALNCCFDPVIFFFLSSSFKRAMVATTHGKLKEALQKNPEAVSHRKSITDSKIQGS, from the coding sequence ATGGGTATGCTTTCCCCTCATGGTGAACTCCCAAGGAATGCATCTAATGCATCAGCTTGTGAAATCCAGAATGGCTTCTTAGCAGAGACTTTGCCTGTGTTGTACTCGGTCATTTCTCTATTCAGTTTCTTCAGCAACGTGCTGGCCCTTTGGGTGTTCCAATTTGGCATGCAGAAGACAAACTCCATCACAGTGTACATGAAGAACCTTGCCATCTCAGACCTCCTGCTTGCCCTCTGCCTGCCCTTCCGAGTGGCTTATGTGAACGCGAGTGGCCCCTTCATCCTGTGCAAGGTGGTTGGCATAGTCTTCTACATCACCATGTACGTCAGTATCCTGCTTCTCAGCCTGATCAGTCTGGATCGCTACCTGAAGATCATCAGGCCCCTCCAGCAATTCCAGATCCACACCGTGCCTCACAGCACTAATGCTTCCAGAGCGGTGTGGCTGCTCTGCATTGCCGCAATGCTACCTTACTGTTTCGAAAATGGCAGCAGCAGTGAGCCCTGCAGCCACAAATGCTTCCACTTCAAGAAGAGGAGCACTCTGGCAGCAGTGTTCAACATGATTGCAGTGGTCATCTTCTTCTTCCTGCTGCTGTTTTTCCTTTACTCGTACAGCAAAATCTCCCTTAAGCTCCACACAGTCTCCTTAAAGAAAACACAACAGCAAAGTAAGAGAATCAGCACCAGAGCCATCTCAAAGACCTTTGTAGTCCTGGTCATCTTCATAATATGCTTCACCCCTTACCATGTGGTTCGAGTGCCTTACATTCTTGCCCAGGTGGGGATCATCTCTGCCAAGTGGAGCACTCAGGCCCTCCACCTTGCCAATGAACTCGTCCTTTGCATCTCagccctcaactgctgctttGACCccgtgattttcttttttttgtccAGCAGTTTCAAGAGAGCCATGGTGGCAACCACCCATGGAAAGCTGAAGGAGGCGCTCCAGAAGAATCCAGAAGCTGTAAGCCATAGAAAATCCATCACTGACTCTAAAATCCAGGGGAGCTGA